CGTGTTGCCACCGGTGTTGAGCTGATAGGTTCTCTCCAGCTTGACCCCGCGTTTCTTGAACAGGTCGGTCAGCATGCGATGTGTAATCGTGGCTCCGAGCTGTGACTTGACGTCGTCCCCGATGATAGGAAGATTTTTTTCCTTGAAACGCTGGGCCCACAAGGGATCGCTGGCGATAAAGACAGGCATGCAGTTCACCATGGCGACCCCGGCCTCAAGGGCGCACTCCATATAAAACCTTGCGGCCTCCTCAGAGCCAACAGGCAGGTAGTTCATCAGGACTTCAGTGCCCGATTCCTTGAGTACTCCGATAATCTCCTCGCGGCTCGCCTCCGGTTCGTCACTCAGGACATAGGTATTCTTAGCGCTGTATTCCTGCATGTGTTCGGAGAACCCGTCCAGAATCTGCCCCATCCTGACCACAGCGCCGGTGAGCGGAATATCTTTACAAAACACAGCCGTGCAGTTGGGTGAGGCAAATATGGCCTCAGCCGCATCCTTCCCAACCTTGCGCTTGTCAATATCAAACGCGGCCACCACCTTGATATCAGAAGGCTTATATCCATTGATCTCCCAGTGCATCAGCCCGATGGCGTCACGCTCATCTTTATCTTTGTAATAATTAATTCCCTGGATCAGGGAACTTGCACAATTCCCAACACCCACAATACCGATCTTGATTCCACTCACAAACAGTTACCTCCATTCAAACACAGCTTTAAAAAAGACGGCTCAGAGAATTCGACTTAGTGTTATGTCGCGAAATTAGATGATTAAATTGTTTCGTGGCTTGTCATTGCGAGTCCTTCGCTTTCGCTCTGGACAGGCTTTGCGAAGCAAACTCTCAATTCCTGCTGAACTGCTTCGTCGCTAAAGCTCCTCGCAATGATGAGTCGTTTCGAAAATAACGGAAAGTCCATTTGAAATATTATCATTATTTACGAGACACCATAACTTGATCATTATTTCTTTACACGGCTTCCGCTAAATGCTGAGGAATAAATTAACTCACCTCCTTACAATAGTAAGCTTTGAAGACCGCCGGTCAAATAACGTAAAATCCCATTTATTTTTACCACCTGGGCTATGGAACTAAGTTACATAGTTGGAGTCTATCACCTTAGATCGTTTTATGCAATTT
The nucleotide sequence above comes from Deltaproteobacteria bacterium. Encoded proteins:
- a CDS encoding inositol-3-phosphate synthase encodes the protein MSGIKIGIVGVGNCASSLIQGINYYKDKDERDAIGLMHWEINGYKPSDIKVVAAFDIDKRKVGKDAAEAIFASPNCTAVFCKDIPLTGAVVRMGQILDGFSEHMQEYSAKNTYVLSDEPEASREEIIGVLKESGTEVLMNYLPVGSEEAARFYMECALEAGVAMVNCMPVFIASDPLWAQRFKEKNLPIIGDDVKSQLGATITHRMLTDLFKKRGVKLERTYQLNTGGNTDFLNMLNRSRLISKKTSKTEAVQSVAAERLDSENIHVGPSDYVPWQKDNKVCFIRMEGKLFGDVPMDLELRLSVEDSPNSAGVTIDAIRCCKIALDRGEGGTLYSPSAYFMKHPPRQYTDDEAFRMTEAFIRGTRMEMVDEVSDHRRREGQQALPKR